TCGGGCGGGTAGCGGCCAAGGCGGGATGAGGCAGGTCGAATCTCGGTCTGGCACCTGAGACGGACGAACCTCCACGATCAAGTCCGACGCGCGAGGGCCAGAGCACGCACCAAGTTATCTCCTCGTATTCCAGGTGCATTTCCCCGTCATCGCGAATAGGATGTTGCCCGTTGGCCCGGCAACGATCGGGCACAAGACCATGACGAAGGACCCTGGCAGACTGGAGAACCAGGCATGATCCTGTCAACCCTCTGCGGACCATTGATCGGCTTGACTCTGATCGCCGGAACCGGGACGATGAGCACGGCGGGAGAGTCGTCGGTGCCTCCGGGCAGAGTCGCATCGCCAGCAGATGCCTTACTCGACCGGTTGACGCAGGTCCCGACCCCGTGCCAGGTCCTCCAGACCTCCAGCCACAACAAGCTCGGACGCAATGGCGACGCCAACTCACCGCTGTACACGGACGTCCACGGTGACGGCGTCATTCTCGATGCGGCCGGTCCGGGCTGCGTACGGAGCATCTGGGGCACGGCCTTTCCCAAGGAAGCGCTCCTGAAGTTCTACTTCGATGGGGAGAAAGAGCCGCGCTACAAGGTCAACCAGATCGAGTTCTTCTCGGGCAAGCACCCGGACTTTCCGCCGCCGCTGGCATCCTACGATGTGCGCGGTCAGTACGAAGGGCCCCAATACGGCGGCAACTGCTTCGTACCGATCCCGTTCGAGAAGTCGTTGAAGATCACCATCGCCGGGGGAGTCTCCTTTTTCCACGTGCTCTACGATCAGTATCCGCACGGCACACCGGTACAGAGCTTCACCGGCAAGGAGGACCGAGCGGCCATACTCGACGGCTTCACCCGGGTGGGCGGCACACCGGCCTCACAGCCGGCTTTCGAGGCAACCGCGGCCGGCAGTGGGCAGGAAGCACCGGGCAAGGAGATCGTTCTCTTCGATCGTAAACAGGCTTCGGGCATCATCCGTGAGATCGTGCTGGACGCCGATGCGTCCGATCCCTTCTTCCAGAACACCGAACTCGTCATGCGCTTCGACGGCCACGAACGCGACGACGTGCGGGCCCCGACAGGGATGTTCTTCGGCTGTGCCAACCACGTGGCCGACGTCGGGTCACTGCCGGTGACCGTTCGCCGGACCGCCGAAAAACGGGCAGAAATGCACTGCTACTTTCCGATACCCTTCTGGCATGAGGCTCGGATCGTCTGGCGCAACCTGTCCGACAAGCCGCTCGGCCCGCTCAACGCCAAGGTGATCGTCGATCGGAACTCGATTCCGGAGAATCGGGGGACCTACTTCACAACGCTCTACCGCAAGGGCGAGACAACGTATCGCCGCGATTGGCCGCTTTTCGACAGCCCGGGGACCGGTTGGTTCGTCGGTGTCGTTCAGTCCATGCAGAACGGGCACTACTGTGAGGGGAACGAGCACTTCTACGTGGATGGGGCCATCTCGCCGCAGATCAACGGTACCGGGACCGAGGACTACTACCTGGGTTGCTTCTGGCCAAACACCGTATACAGCGGCCCGTTCGCCATGTGCGCGCAGGACATCCAACTCGAGGGCGGCAGCATGGCCGGGGCCTACCGGATCCCATCCTCGTACGCCCGATTTCACCTGGAGGCCCCGATTCCGTTCTTCCGTTCGATCGACGCCCGCATCCAGCATGGCGGGATGAGCGACATTCGCTCCAACTATCGCAGCCTGGCGTTCTGCTACCTGCGCGGGCGACCCGCTCTGCGGGAGACGGACTTCATCGATGTGGGCAACCCGGCCAGCGAGAGCATGCATCGCTATACTGCCGAAGGCTCCGAAGTGACCGGCGTAGTGACCGCCCGCCCGGAAGGGGAGTACTTCGAGACGGCCGAAGATGAGGACGGCCGGCGTCACGGAGGGAGCGAGATCACGTTCACGGTGGCGATCGATCCGAAGAACGCCGGCGTACGACTGCGACGGCGGCTGGATCAAGCCGGACTGCCCCAGGCGGCCGACGTCTACGTTGACGCGAAGTTCGCCGGGCGATGGGTGCACGCCTTCCAGAACCCGCACCTCCGCTGGTTCGACTCCGACTTCGACATCCATTCGAGCCACACGCACGGCAAGACTTCGCTCGCCATCAAGCTGGTGGCGGCTGCGGGTCAGGATCTGGGGCCTTACAGCGACTTCAGCTATCGCGTGGGATGCTTCGAGCCGGGGCCAGAGGCGCCTGGTCACGGAGATGCGGGGAACAGTCCTCAGATTCCACGATGAGGAGCAGGTGATCGGAGGCTGTCCTCTCGGGAGGTGCAGTATCGCCGGGCTACAGCCCAGGCGTGACGGTCACGGTCACGGAGAAGGACCGGGCGGCCGGAAACTCGGTGGACTCCCACGGGCGCCGGTATTCCATCCGGAGCGGGGTCTGACCGGCCGCTCTTCCGCTGAAGTCCCACTGCTCGGTTCCGGAGGCTCCGGGCATGGTGTTGGAGGGGGGGATGTAGGCATTGCCGGTCTTCTCGAGAATCGCCTGGTTGACGTTTGTCAGTTGCCAGCCGTAGCCGGTGGAGGGGTTTGACGACAGCACGACTTCGATGCGCGTGCCAAGCGAGATCGCGGCCGTGGTTCCGTTGTCCTGTTCTGTCAGCCTGAGCACGGTCCCGGAAGAGGCGGGAAGGCAGCCGGCTGAGCCAAGAGCGACGAACGCGGCGAGCAGCGATGTGTATTTCATCATGGGCTGTCCACTCCTCGTGTCGGATTGTCCCTAATAGAAAGTTTTTGCTTCTTACCTTTCTCTTCTCGCTTTGAGCCTTCGGTTTCCACGCCTCGCGTCACTCGAATCGCCTCAGCCGTTGGCTGGCCTTGGCGACAAGGGAAGCTGCCGAGGGATTGACCTGAACCGCCTGCCTCCAAGCGTTGAGTGCCCCCTCGGTGTCGCCCAGGAGGTACAGCACGTCGCCGAAGTCCATCCACGTCTGGCCGTCGTGGGCGTTTCTAGCGAGCAGCCGCTGGAGGATATTGCGCGATTCAGCATACCGCTTTTGCGACGCATAGGTCAGAGCTGAACCACGAAGCGCGGACTCGTCGGACGGTTCAGTGGCCAAGACCTTGGAGTAGAGTTCCAGCGCCTTATTGTAGTCGCGTCGAAGATAGCAGATTCCCGCAAGATCGTTGAGGGCTGGCAGCAGGTTGGGGTCGGTTTCCAGAGCGGCGCTGAACCGCTCAGCTGCGGCCGTGTCTTCACCACGAATCAGATGAGCCGCACCTTGCCGGTACAGTTCCTCGGCGATGGTCCGTTCGAGCAAGCCCGGTCTAACGGGCTGCGCTGCCACCGGCGGAACGGACTGCGAAGGCTTGCGTAGCGGGGCCGAAGCCGTCGGCATCACGCCGCTGGAAGCGACCGCCGGCCGCGTGGCAGGTGTTGCGTCGATCGCAGGCACTGGGACGTGGTCAGCGGCCAAGGAACGGCCGTTCGCAGGCCGCGTGGTCGGCGTCCAGCCGAGCACTTTCGGTTCGTCGGTTCTCGGTGCGGACAATGACTCCTTGTGAGGCTGCGTAGCCGAGGCATGCCCGGCCGGGGCGACGGTTGCGACGACGTGGGCCGGCTGCGAGCTGGCGGCCATCTCGAGGCTGGGTTGTGTCGATGGGGCTGCCTGGCTGTCGGAGACAGATCGCCCGGCGTGCGTCTCGGCATCCGCATGGAGGTCGCCGGGCCTGGTGATCGGTGACTGAGGGGCGGCGGGAGCGTGGTTCTGAGGCTCGGCGGCCGGTTTGGTCTTGTGCCCCGGGCCACTGGCGGCGAGGAGTCCCTTCTCCGCTGGATGCTTGCCGAGCCACTGGATTGTGCCCTTCTCCAGATCGTAGATCGCACCCTCGATCTTCAGCCGGCCGGAGGATGCCAGGTGGCGCACGATCTCACTGCTCTTCAGCAGGTCCTCGATGCTCTGCAGGACGTTCGCCTTGACGGCCTCGGCGACCAGAGCGTCGCCTTGCAGATCGGGATGAGCCTTCTCCGCGGCGGCCACCGCGCGAGCGATGTTGTCCACCAGTTGGGGGATGCTGCCGCCGATCTTGTCTCGTTTCGCTACCGCAGTAACGGCTCCGCACCTGGTATGGCCGAGGATCAAGAGGAGTGGCGTCTCGAGGTGTTCGGTGCCGTACTCGATCGAACCGATCTCGTCTGTATCGCAGACGTTGCCTGCCACGCGCACGACGAACAGGTCGCCGATGCCCTCGTCAAACAGGATCTCGACCGGCACTCGCGAGTCGGAACAGGCAACGACGGTAGCTATCGGCTTTTGCCCTTGAGATGCGGTGACCGCCCGACGAATCGCATCCGCATTGGGATGCTGGGACTTGCCGGTCGCGAACCGGGCGTTGCCCTCGGCGAGACGTTTCAGGATCTCGGCCCCGGTCAGGACCTCGGCTGGTGCGGTAGTGGTTGCGTTGTGGCCAGGGTCGGTAGCGGCCGACGCGGGCTTGGCCGGTTCGCCATGACCGGCAGTACCGGCCGCCGACGATCCGTGGCTGGTGCCCGAAGCTTTCGCCTTCTGCTGGCTCGCGCCTGCGGCCACTGACGAGCCGTGGCCGGAACTCGAGCCGTGGGTGGAGGCTGTTGCGGCCTTGGCCGCACCGGTCTTCGCGGTACTGGCCTTGGTCGTGCTGGCCTTGGCCGGCGCTTTCGCCCCGTGGCCAGAGCTGCTGCTGGCCGCCTTGCCGTGTCCCGAGTCGCCGGTCTTCGACTTCTTCTCCGATCCGCTGGCTACGCCGTTGGCGAGTGCCAGAGCGGCGATCAGCGCCATGATCCGACCCGCAAAAGGACTCAGTCTCGCCGGTTTCCGCATGAGAGAACCATCGCTTTCTTGGAGGATCGCCCGCCGGTTTTTCAGCCGAGTCGCATTCCGATAACCGCATCGTGTGCCGACGCGCGGTCATCGGCTAGTTCGGCTCGATGGGCTAACGGGTTTATGCGCGGCGCTCCACGTGGCGGCGGGCCTGCCAAGGTGTGGCCTTATCGGTCTCGGGGGGCGGAGCGGCATCTACGGGTGGTCCTCGGAGCTTGGCGGAGAGACCGACTTGCGGCCGCGCCACATGCGCTCGATATCTTCAAGCGATCGGCCCTTGGTTTCGGGCAGGACCCAGAACACGAACAGGAACATGGCCAAGGACAGGGCGGAGTAGATGAAGAACACGCGCTCGCTGAATCGCTCCAAAAGCCAGAGGAAGGTGAACGAGACGAGGCTGCAGGAGCCCCACACAGCGAACACGGCGACTGACGTGGCCAGTCCGCGGATCTTGGTGGGGAAGATCT
This Phycisphaerae bacterium DNA region includes the following protein-coding sequences:
- a CDS encoding protease inhibitor I42 family protein; translation: MMKYTSLLAAFVALGSAGCLPASSGTVLRLTEQDNGTTAAISLGTRIEVVLSSNPSTGYGWQLTNVNQAILEKTGNAYIPPSNTMPGASGTEQWDFSGRAAGQTPLRMEYRRPWESTEFPAARSFSVTVTVTPGL
- a CDS encoding DUF2961 domain-containing protein; this translates as MILSTLCGPLIGLTLIAGTGTMSTAGESSVPPGRVASPADALLDRLTQVPTPCQVLQTSSHNKLGRNGDANSPLYTDVHGDGVILDAAGPGCVRSIWGTAFPKEALLKFYFDGEKEPRYKVNQIEFFSGKHPDFPPPLASYDVRGQYEGPQYGGNCFVPIPFEKSLKITIAGGVSFFHVLYDQYPHGTPVQSFTGKEDRAAILDGFTRVGGTPASQPAFEATAAGSGQEAPGKEIVLFDRKQASGIIREIVLDADASDPFFQNTELVMRFDGHERDDVRAPTGMFFGCANHVADVGSLPVTVRRTAEKRAEMHCYFPIPFWHEARIVWRNLSDKPLGPLNAKVIVDRNSIPENRGTYFTTLYRKGETTYRRDWPLFDSPGTGWFVGVVQSMQNGHYCEGNEHFYVDGAISPQINGTGTEDYYLGCFWPNTVYSGPFAMCAQDIQLEGGSMAGAYRIPSSYARFHLEAPIPFFRSIDARIQHGGMSDIRSNYRSLAFCYLRGRPALRETDFIDVGNPASESMHRYTAEGSEVTGVVTARPEGEYFETAEDEDGRRHGGSEITFTVAIDPKNAGVRLRRRLDQAGLPQAADVYVDAKFAGRWVHAFQNPHLRWFDSDFDIHSSHTHGKTSLAIKLVAAAGQDLGPYSDFSYRVGCFEPGPEAPGHGDAGNSPQIPR
- a CDS encoding tetratricopeptide repeat protein — protein: MRKPARLSPFAGRIMALIAALALANGVASGSEKKSKTGDSGHGKAASSSSGHGAKAPAKASTTKASTAKTGAAKAATASTHGSSSGHGSSVAAGASQQKAKASGTSHGSSAAGTAGHGEPAKPASAATDPGHNATTTAPAEVLTGAEILKRLAEGNARFATGKSQHPNADAIRRAVTASQGQKPIATVVACSDSRVPVEILFDEGIGDLFVVRVAGNVCDTDEIGSIEYGTEHLETPLLLILGHTRCGAVTAVAKRDKIGGSIPQLVDNIARAVAAAEKAHPDLQGDALVAEAVKANVLQSIEDLLKSSEIVRHLASSGRLKIEGAIYDLEKGTIQWLGKHPAEKGLLAASGPGHKTKPAAEPQNHAPAAPQSPITRPGDLHADAETHAGRSVSDSQAAPSTQPSLEMAASSQPAHVVATVAPAGHASATQPHKESLSAPRTDEPKVLGWTPTTRPANGRSLAADHVPVPAIDATPATRPAVASSGVMPTASAPLRKPSQSVPPVAAQPVRPGLLERTIAEELYRQGAAHLIRGEDTAAAERFSAALETDPNLLPALNDLAGICYLRRDYNKALELYSKVLATEPSDESALRGSALTYASQKRYAESRNILQRLLARNAHDGQTWMDFGDVLYLLGDTEGALNAWRQAVQVNPSAASLVAKASQRLRRFE